In Helianthus annuus cultivar XRQ/B chromosome 9, HanXRQr2.0-SUNRISE, whole genome shotgun sequence, the following are encoded in one genomic region:
- the LOC118479380 gene encoding disease resistance protein RPV1-like: MGKLDLKQLSTATHLIGMGARVDVINSWLNNDQYSAIAIYGMGGSGKTTLAQHIYNLNKHDFQSSSFIQEIGKHSNGLLRLQKQLLKDVLGGKKIRISSVSEGAHKIKEVLQMKRVLVVLDDIDKHDQLCALLGTKTFLTQSKIIITTRLKGINAWFESISWRCWVHLDPKFLWKVSRILQYN; encoded by the coding sequence ATGGGTAAACTAGATTTAAAACAACTAAGTACTGCAACCCATTTAATTGGAATGGGGGCTCGAGTTGACGTCATCAATTCGTGGTTGAATAATGATCAATATAGTGCTATAGCAATTTATGGCATGGGAGGCAGTGGCAAGACAACACTCGCCCAACACATTTACAACTTAAACAAACACGATTTTCAAAGTAGTAGTTTCATCCAAGAGATTGGAAAACATTCTAATGGGTTGCTTAGGCTGCAAAAGCAACTTCTCAAAGATGTTTTAGGTGGAAAGAAAATAAGAATATCTAGTGTTTCCGAGGGGGCACATAAGATCAAAGAGGTCCTACAAATGAAAAGGGTGCTTGTCGTACTTGATGACATTGATAAACACGACCAGTTATGTGCTTTACTTGGAACAAAGACATTCCTTACACAGAGCAAAATCATAATAACAACAAGGCTTAAAGGTATAAATGCCTGGTTTGAGTCGATATCTTGGAGGTGTTGGGTGCATTTGGATCCAAAATTCCTATGGAAGGTTTCAAGGATCTTGCAGTACAACTAG